AACCAAGAATAGTTAAACCAACTGCTAAACCTCTTTTATCTGGAAACCATTTTCCAGATGTGACAATAGGACAATTGTATACAATTCCAACTCCTAAACCTCCAATCAAGCCATATAGAAAAACAAGGCTTAATGAAGAACTAGCAAAAGAAGCTAAAAACCATCCAAGACTAACAAAAATAGCTCCAAGCCATGTTATTTTTCTTGGACCATATTTTTCAATATATTTTCCCATTGCAGGCATTGTAAGAGAAAAAACGAGAAGAAAAACAATGAATGGTAATTGTATTTCAGTTGCTGTAACATTTAATCCATAAACATTTTTAAAAAGCTTCATTAAATGTACTGCTATAATACTATATGCATATATTGCTCCAAGACAAAGATTTATAATAAAACCGGAAATTATAAATAACCATCTATTTTTCTTTAGTTCCATTCTTATTTTTGCCATGATGATTATATTTTAAATGCTTCTCATTTTTTATACGATTAAGAAAAAATTTAATAGATAGTAAAATATAGTCTTACCTTAATTTATTTTTTTTATTTCTTTGAACTTCTTTAAATAAAATTTTGGATCTTTATAGATTCTTGCCATTTCTTTTTCTTGCCTTAATAATTTTTTAGCATTCTCTAAAATTTCTCTTATTCTATCTGGTGGGAATTTTACAACTCCATTTATATCCATATGTACCATTTCTCCCGGCTTTACATTCATACCACCTACTGTTACTGGTACTCCAACATCTTTTATTATAAATTCTCCATGCGCAGCTGTTACACCTGTTGCAAAATATTGAACTTTTAATTTTCTAATTGCTTCTATATCTCTAATTGGACCATTTGTTACAACACCTACAACTCCTAAAGTTTTATATTGTGTAGTCATCATTTCACCAAAAAGACCAACTCTATTTGCTATTTC
The DNA window shown above is from Nitrososphaerota archaeon and carries:
- a CDS encoding MFS transporter; translated protein: MAKIRMELKKNRWLFIISGFIINLCLGAIYAYSIIAVHLMKLFKNVYGLNVTATEIQLPFIVFLLVFSLTMPAMGKYIEKYGPRKITWLGAIFVSLGWFLASFASSSLSLVFLYGLIGGLGVGIVYNCPIVTSGKWFPDKRGLAVGLTILG
- a CDS encoding RraA family protein gives rise to the protein MVKISEKMIIKELEKIDTPTISNVVATYPKSELCLKLYDPWYGQWYTDSTIKCMFPELGPKVGYVATAIFCIKEENNVGVDKFTLLEHINNTKKPVVLVAEQDFPQEIANRVGLFGEMMTTQYKTLGVVGVVTNGPIRDIEAIRKLKVQYFATGVTAAHGEFIIKDVGVPVTVGGMNVKPGEMVHMDINGVVKFPPDRIREILENAKKLLRQEKEMARIYKDPKFYLKKFKEIKKIN